A genomic stretch from Bacterioplanes sanyensis includes:
- a CDS encoding rhodanese-like domain-containing protein gives MAMTKDDFLAAAMASVNAVDTAAAEQLIQGNAVVLDVREPAEFAMGHLPQAVNVPRGLLEFMVGQHPALSDQQAQVLLYCKNGGRSTLAAHTLKQMGFERISMLTGGFDQWAGEVQRVEVDANVYR, from the coding sequence ATGGCGATGACAAAGGATGATTTTTTGGCCGCCGCAATGGCGTCAGTCAATGCAGTTGATACGGCTGCTGCGGAGCAGCTCATACAGGGTAACGCCGTGGTGCTGGATGTGCGTGAACCGGCCGAGTTTGCCATGGGACACTTACCCCAGGCGGTTAACGTGCCGCGCGGTTTACTGGAGTTTATGGTGGGGCAGCATCCGGCCTTGTCTGATCAACAGGCGCAAGTTTTGCTCTATTGTAAAAACGGCGGCCGCAGTACCTTGGCGGCTCATACCTTGAAGCAAATGGGGTTTGAGCGCATCAGCATGCTGACAGGCGGGTTTGATCAATGGGCCGGCGAAGTTCAACGCGTGGAAGTGGATGCCAATGTGTATCGATAA
- a CDS encoding Tll0287-like domain-containing protein: MPMCIDKRILAGLLTAFLCAPSVAQQRHDEHLPQARALTKQLATSLQQTLATTLKADGPVAAIKVCNTAAPEISRALSRQGWQVGRVSQRLRNTDNAPDEWERATLLRFEQQLAAGQDATTLEHGEQVDGRFRYMKAIATQAVCLTCHGTVLSTAVQQAIAQRYPLDRATGYDIGQLRGAFSLSKVMEE, encoded by the coding sequence ATGCCAATGTGTATCGATAAGCGCATTTTGGCAGGGCTGTTAACCGCCTTCTTGTGTGCACCGAGCGTCGCGCAACAACGCCATGATGAGCATTTGCCGCAAGCCCGAGCGCTGACAAAACAACTGGCGACTTCGTTGCAGCAGACGTTGGCAACGACGCTTAAGGCTGATGGGCCGGTGGCGGCCATCAAGGTGTGCAATACGGCAGCTCCTGAGATCAGTCGAGCCTTGAGCCGCCAAGGTTGGCAAGTGGGCCGCGTATCGCAGCGACTGCGTAACACCGACAATGCCCCTGATGAGTGGGAGCGGGCAACGCTATTGCGGTTTGAGCAGCAACTGGCTGCAGGCCAAGATGCCACTACACTGGAGCACGGCGAGCAGGTCGACGGCCGCTTTCGCTACATGAAAGCCATCGCCACCCAAGCTGTTTGTCTGACGTGTCATGGAACTGTTCTGAGTACTGCGGTGCAGCAAGCGATTGCGCAGCGCTACCCGCTGGATCGAGCAACCGGTTATGACATAGGCCAGTTACGCGGTGCTTTTTCGTTGAGTAAAGTCATGGAGGAATGA
- a CDS encoding OsmC family protein yields the protein MQHIIRLQWQRRGEFSHAGFERRHELEFQPQVSIAAGGANNDFGADPEQMLAAAMASCHMQTFLALAAKKRLQVERYQDEAIASLAQRDDGKFWVDRIVLQPQVVFAGESPAAETIKAMHDKAHQHCFIANSVTTEVDIRTP from the coding sequence ATGCAACATATTATCCGGTTACAGTGGCAGCGCCGGGGCGAGTTCTCGCACGCCGGATTTGAACGGCGCCATGAGCTGGAGTTTCAACCGCAAGTCAGCATTGCCGCGGGTGGCGCCAACAACGACTTTGGTGCTGACCCAGAACAGATGCTGGCGGCAGCCATGGCCAGCTGTCATATGCAGACATTTCTCGCGCTGGCGGCAAAAAAGCGATTGCAAGTTGAGCGTTATCAAGACGAAGCCATCGCTTCGCTGGCGCAGCGAGACGATGGAAAATTCTGGGTCGATCGCATTGTGCTGCAACCACAAGTGGTTTTTGCCGGTGAGTCACCCGCTGCTGAGACGATAAAAGCCATGCACGACAAGGCGCATCAGCATTGTTTCATCGCCAACAGCGTGACCACTGAGGTCGATATTCGCACACCTTGA
- a CDS encoding potassium channel family protein, with protein sequence MIINLSKVIGLSGVDSSENLRARRLGRMVEWPMILIAFWIVFEWYLEARAEQPLPYTQFTDWLLWGFFLLETLILTWAVDDKWRYLRNNWSNLVIVFAGMPLLWQAYPHAGGLRVLRLLAMFTMLMNMSGTFQKIMGRNHLGPTLMVSFIIIVIAGTLMAVIDPNVKTPLDGIWWAWVTVTTVGYGDIVPGSTAGRLFGSVLILMGIGLFAMLTASFSAFFMQQEEEDWRAEERAEEQDQTEQLYEIEKRMRRLEEKLDRLLDQSDKR encoded by the coding sequence ATGATCATCAATCTTTCTAAAGTCATCGGACTGTCTGGTGTGGATTCCAGCGAAAATCTGCGTGCGCGCCGCTTGGGTCGCATGGTGGAATGGCCGATGATTCTGATCGCCTTCTGGATCGTATTTGAATGGTACTTGGAAGCGCGGGCAGAGCAGCCGCTGCCCTACACCCAGTTTACCGACTGGCTGCTGTGGGGCTTTTTCTTATTGGAGACCCTGATTCTTACCTGGGCGGTGGACGACAAGTGGCGCTACTTGCGCAATAACTGGAGCAACCTGGTGATTGTGTTTGCCGGCATGCCACTGCTTTGGCAAGCCTACCCTCATGCCGGTGGTCTGCGGGTGCTGCGGCTGCTGGCGATGTTCACCATGTTGATGAACATGTCGGGTACGTTTCAGAAGATCATGGGGCGGAATCATCTTGGGCCGACCTTGATGGTGAGCTTCATCATCATTGTGATCGCCGGCACTCTGATGGCGGTAATTGACCCAAACGTAAAGACGCCTTTGGACGGTATCTGGTGGGCTTGGGTCACGGTGACGACGGTCGGCTATGGCGACATTGTTCCGGGCAGCACCGCTGGGCGTTTATTCGGTTCGGTGCTGATTCTGATGGGCATCGGCTTGTTTGCCATGTTAACGGCAAGCTTTTCGGCGTTTTTCATGCAGCAGGAAGAAGAGGATTGGCGAGCGGAAGAGCGCGCCGAAGAACAAGATCAGACTGAACAGCTGTACGAAATTGAAAAACGCATGCGTCGTTTGGAGGAAAAACTCGACCGTTTGTTAGACCAGTCCGACAAGCGTTGA
- a CDS encoding TraR/DksA family transcriptional regulator, whose amino-acid sequence MNTEAIRQQLNQRRQLLLARAEKTERDATHRDEPLSSDFAEQAVERENDEVLSAISIESRHEIAQIDHALKRLEQDVYGVCEQCGEGIDQRRLEAVPYTEFCIQCASQAESA is encoded by the coding sequence ATGAATACCGAGGCTATTCGACAACAACTCAATCAACGTCGTCAGTTATTATTAGCACGAGCGGAAAAGACCGAGCGCGATGCCACCCACCGTGACGAGCCACTGTCGTCAGATTTCGCCGAACAGGCGGTAGAGAGAGAAAACGACGAAGTACTGTCGGCCATCAGCATCGAATCGCGCCATGAAATTGCACAGATTGATCATGCGCTGAAGCGTTTGGAACAAGATGTCTACGGCGTTTGCGAGCAGTGCGGTGAAGGCATTGATCAGCGCCGGCTAGAGGCGGTGCCTTATACTGAGTTTTGCATTCAATGTGCTAGCCAGGCGGAATCGGCTTAA
- a CDS encoding HPP family protein, which translates to MKLVSDIMTRSPITLTPDDTLEDAERIMAGQQIRHIPIIDAEQRLCGVISQREFLAEAFRITDKFGAHNLSAYLAKAHIEGCLNKDVNKVTADTPLREAGELLRSTKKRGCLLVVDSEQQLHGIVTSQDFMALALELLP; encoded by the coding sequence ATGAAACTGGTCAGTGACATCATGACCCGCAGCCCCATTACGCTGACACCCGACGATACCCTAGAGGATGCCGAGCGCATAATGGCCGGCCAACAAATCCGCCATATTCCCATTATCGATGCCGAGCAACGACTGTGCGGCGTGATTAGCCAGCGTGAATTTCTGGCCGAAGCATTTCGCATTACCGACAAGTTTGGTGCACATAATCTCAGTGCCTATTTGGCGAAAGCCCACATCGAAGGCTGTCTTAACAAAGACGTCAACAAGGTGACCGCAGATACCCCCTTGCGCGAAGCCGGAGAATTACTGCGCAGCACCAAAAAGCGCGGCTGCTTGCTTGTGGTCGACAGTGAACAGCAGCTGCATGGCATCGTCACATCGCAAGACTTTATGGCTTTGGCACTGGAGTTACTGCCCTAA
- a CDS encoding late competence development ComFB family protein, which produces MSITHHIRNYYEQLVADEILQRVGNMQGVTSDYMADVACVALNHLPPRYIRYEVDMAFYMSPDELNDIQERVSQCVTDALQFVDQHKRDLQA; this is translated from the coding sequence ATGAGCATCACGCACCATATTCGCAACTACTACGAACAGTTGGTTGCTGACGAAATCCTGCAGCGAGTGGGCAATATGCAGGGCGTAACCTCGGATTATATGGCCGACGTTGCCTGTGTGGCGCTGAATCATTTACCGCCGCGTTATATCCGCTATGAGGTGGATATGGCGTTTTACATGTCGCCAGATGAACTCAATGATATTCAGGAACGTGTCAGCCAATGCGTCACCGATGCATTGCAGTTTGTGGACCAACATAAACGCGATCTGCAAGCGTAA
- a CDS encoding response regulator transcription factor: MHVLLVDDDQELCALMKRYLERELFQVSVVHTAEEGLQESLSGKYQAVVLDIMLPGGNGLDILRRIRQRSELPVLMLTAKGEEMDRIEGLEIGADDYLPKPCNPREVSARLRSVLRRGRPVDVASSRIEVDDLSIDFDQHIVERNGEAVELTVTEFNILSVLARDIGKVVEKNRLAEQSMQRSLTLFDRSLDMHLSNLRKKLGPNRDGKQRIKTVRGVGYQYQPEQ; encoded by the coding sequence ATGCACGTTTTACTCGTAGATGATGATCAGGAACTTTGCGCATTGATGAAGCGCTACTTGGAGCGCGAATTGTTCCAGGTCAGCGTGGTTCACACCGCGGAGGAAGGTCTGCAAGAAAGTTTGTCTGGCAAATACCAGGCGGTGGTGTTGGATATCATGCTGCCCGGTGGTAATGGCCTGGATATCCTGCGTCGTATTCGCCAGCGCAGTGAGTTGCCAGTACTGATGCTGACTGCCAAAGGCGAGGAAATGGACCGCATTGAAGGGCTGGAAATTGGCGCCGACGATTATCTGCCCAAGCCTTGTAACCCTCGTGAAGTGTCGGCCCGATTGCGCTCCGTATTGCGTCGTGGGCGTCCGGTAGATGTCGCCAGCTCGCGGATCGAGGTGGACGATTTATCCATTGATTTTGATCAGCACATTGTTGAGCGCAATGGTGAAGCGGTGGAATTAACCGTCACTGAATTCAATATCCTCAGTGTACTGGCGCGCGATATTGGCAAAGTGGTGGAAAAAAACCGCCTGGCCGAGCAGAGCATGCAGCGTTCGCTGACGTTGTTTGATCGCAGTTTGGATATGCACCTGAGTAATTTGCGTAAAAAGCTGGGGCCAAATCGTGATGGTAAGCAGCGGATAAAAACCGTGCGTGGCGTGGGGTACCAGTACCAGCCAGAGCAATAA
- a CDS encoding sensor histidine kinase → MRGVFVRIYLAFLLTSLVAAMVTLALAAYYRHWSNDSINLIAPTGGYISAAELILQRGGEPLLLEWLFTFERHPSVNAYIFDDRGLSLLPQVPPAVLEYAYSPQNYQALVNPLGRTEILVKAPLMSHDGRIYLLVVEFIHPLAVFNFPAYLAWGFAAAVLLFALLGWLLSLYLTRPLTDLQHYVQALARGDFHLQLPSKLTRRGDEVGQLSREFDAMASRLGRVLEDQKQLIRDVSHELRSPLARSAVALELARLDSCDEQQDALDRIEQENQRLNELIGDLLGMARLEVDQNRNHWQHLDAADLVDEIVSDARFEHSSEQLNWHRPAQSYPVLTDPALIRAAVENLVRNALLHTHPGTAVSVSLTQDGPWLVICVRDRGPGVPEHILPDLVRPFVRNEDARERSTEALDKGHRGFGLGLAIAHRVALHHGGDLQLANHPKGGLQATLSLPVDNGS, encoded by the coding sequence ATGCGCGGCGTTTTTGTTCGCATTTACCTGGCGTTTTTATTGACCAGCCTGGTCGCCGCGATGGTGACCTTGGCGCTCGCCGCCTATTACCGTCACTGGTCCAACGACTCCATCAACTTAATCGCCCCAACAGGCGGATACATTTCTGCTGCAGAGTTGATACTGCAACGCGGTGGCGAGCCTTTATTGCTTGAGTGGCTGTTTACCTTTGAGCGCCACCCCAGTGTGAATGCCTATATTTTTGATGATCGTGGCCTTAGCCTGCTGCCGCAGGTACCTCCAGCCGTGCTGGAGTACGCCTATTCGCCGCAAAACTATCAGGCGTTAGTGAATCCGCTTGGGCGGACCGAAATTCTGGTCAAAGCTCCACTGATGTCCCACGATGGCCGCATTTATTTGCTGGTGGTGGAGTTTATTCATCCGCTGGCGGTGTTTAACTTTCCTGCGTATTTGGCTTGGGGGTTTGCCGCCGCGGTACTGTTGTTCGCTCTGCTGGGTTGGCTGCTGTCGCTGTATTTAACTCGTCCGTTGACTGATTTGCAGCACTACGTACAGGCATTGGCACGTGGCGACTTCCACTTACAGTTGCCTAGCAAGCTGACGCGCCGGGGTGATGAAGTTGGGCAACTGAGCCGCGAGTTTGATGCCATGGCGTCGCGCTTGGGGCGTGTGCTGGAAGACCAGAAACAACTGATTCGTGATGTCTCCCACGAGTTGCGTTCTCCATTGGCCCGCTCTGCCGTAGCATTAGAACTGGCACGTTTGGATTCATGCGATGAGCAGCAGGATGCGCTGGACCGTATTGAGCAAGAGAACCAACGGCTGAACGAGTTGATTGGCGATTTGCTCGGGATGGCGCGGCTGGAGGTCGATCAGAATCGCAACCACTGGCAGCATTTGGATGCTGCGGATCTGGTGGACGAAATTGTCAGTGACGCACGCTTTGAGCACTCGTCCGAGCAACTGAACTGGCATCGCCCAGCGCAGTCTTATCCCGTCCTGACGGACCCGGCGTTAATTCGCGCGGCGGTAGAGAACCTAGTGCGCAACGCGTTATTGCATACACACCCAGGCACTGCTGTCAGTGTCAGCCTGACTCAGGATGGGCCGTGGCTGGTGATTTGCGTGCGTGACCGTGGGCCGGGAGTGCCTGAGCATATATTGCCGGACCTGGTGCGGCCGTTTGTGCGCAACGAAGATGCCAGGGAGCGCAGCACCGAGGCGCTGGATAAAGGCCACCGAGGATTTGGACTGGGGCTGGCCATCGCGCACCGTGTGGCCTTGCATCATGGCGGCGATCTGCAACTAGCGAATCATCCAAAGGGCGGCTTGCAAGCAACGTTGAGCTTGCCGGTGGACAATGGCTCATGA
- a CDS encoding NAD(P)H-dependent flavin oxidoreductase encodes MRTRLTELLAIEYPIVLPGMSWISTPELVAAVANAGGLGILASGPLTAEQTRTAIRRIRELTDKPFGIGVTLLMPGAKENAEVALQEQVPVINFSLGKGDWLVERAHQYGGKVIATVVTEKHALSAQAIGADALMVTGHEAAAHGGDVTSLVLVPAIAAKVTIPVIATGGFADGRGLLAALSLGADGIAMGSRLATSQESPLHANTKQAVIERSEQETIYSKNFDGIPARVMRTARSVKETRRPMNFFIASWQATRAAKLVNQPIWKVLVGMLAMVDKVKLLAYFGASVPRLKAATEQGDLDYGVQFIGQTQGLINDMPTVAEILQRTVEDAEQLHLQQQQIFQPSE; translated from the coding sequence ATGCGTACTCGTCTGACCGAATTGCTTGCTATCGAATACCCCATTGTGTTGCCCGGTATGAGCTGGATCTCAACCCCCGAGTTAGTGGCGGCTGTGGCCAACGCTGGCGGTTTGGGGATTCTCGCCAGTGGTCCGCTGACCGCAGAGCAAACCCGCACAGCCATTCGCCGTATTCGTGAGTTGACGGATAAACCCTTCGGCATTGGCGTGACACTGCTGATGCCCGGTGCCAAAGAGAACGCTGAAGTTGCTCTGCAAGAGCAGGTGCCGGTGATCAATTTTTCGTTGGGCAAAGGCGATTGGCTGGTGGAAAGGGCCCATCAGTATGGCGGTAAAGTGATTGCGACAGTGGTGACGGAAAAGCATGCTTTATCTGCCCAGGCCATCGGCGCTGATGCCCTCATGGTCACTGGCCACGAGGCAGCCGCCCACGGCGGTGATGTCACTTCTCTGGTATTGGTGCCAGCCATTGCGGCCAAGGTGACCATTCCTGTGATTGCGACTGGTGGCTTTGCCGATGGCCGTGGACTGCTGGCCGCACTGTCATTGGGTGCGGATGGCATTGCCATGGGGTCGCGCTTGGCTACTAGTCAAGAAAGCCCGCTGCATGCCAATACCAAACAGGCCGTGATTGAGCGCAGTGAGCAAGAGACCATCTATTCCAAGAACTTTGATGGTATTCCGGCGCGTGTGATGCGCACTGCGCGCTCAGTAAAAGAAACGCGCCGACCCATGAATTTTTTCATCGCCAGTTGGCAAGCAACGCGCGCTGCCAAGCTGGTGAACCAACCGATATGGAAAGTGCTTGTGGGCATGTTAGCCATGGTCGATAAGGTCAAGCTGCTGGCTTACTTCGGCGCCAGTGTGCCGCGGTTAAAGGCCGCAACTGAGCAGGGCGACTTGGATTATGGCGTGCAGTTTATCGGTCAGACCCAGGGGCTGATCAACGACATGCCAACGGTGGCGGAGATTCTACAACGCACGGTCGAGGACGCTGAGCAATTGCATCTGCAACAGCAGCAGATCTTTCAACCATCGGAGTGA
- a CDS encoding lipase family alpha/beta hydrolase, which produces MKLLSVVVMLAAVLASSWSYAMSKSPDNSGYTATRYPIVLTHGLYGFDQLLGIDYWYKVPETLRADGAEVFVTSVSNSNAPEVRGEQLIPQLEKLRVISGADKFNLIGHSHGGPTVRYVASVRPDLVASVTTIAGVNKGTPVAEALNDWSEGSDAFAGLIATLGNTLAKVIDLLSGGGHPQDIMASLQSMTFAETEAFNQLHPGGIPATECGEGDYEYNGVRYYSWSGAKPVTNVLDPLDLLTGTTRLFFPAGEKNDGLVGSCGSRLGMVIRDDFRMNHLDEVNMTLGLHDLTETDPLTVFRTHANRLQQAGL; this is translated from the coding sequence ATGAAACTCCTTTCTGTTGTTGTCATGCTGGCTGCTGTGCTGGCCAGTTCGTGGTCGTACGCTATGTCCAAATCACCGGACAACAGCGGCTACACCGCGACTCGATATCCGATTGTGCTGACCCATGGCCTGTACGGTTTTGACCAATTGTTGGGCATAGATTACTGGTACAAAGTGCCGGAAACCTTGCGCGCTGATGGCGCTGAAGTCTTTGTCACCAGTGTGTCTAACTCCAATGCACCCGAAGTGCGCGGTGAGCAGTTGATTCCACAGCTTGAAAAACTGCGGGTGATTAGCGGTGCAGACAAGTTCAATCTGATTGGCCACAGCCATGGCGGTCCAACCGTGCGCTACGTGGCGTCGGTGCGGCCAGATTTGGTGGCCTCCGTTACTACCATTGCTGGTGTGAACAAAGGTACCCCTGTGGCCGAAGCACTGAATGATTGGAGCGAGGGCTCTGATGCTTTTGCCGGTCTGATTGCGACATTAGGCAACACCTTGGCCAAGGTGATCGATTTATTGTCAGGAGGTGGCCATCCGCAAGACATCATGGCATCGCTGCAATCAATGACATTTGCTGAGACCGAAGCCTTTAACCAGCTGCACCCGGGTGGCATTCCCGCGACGGAGTGTGGCGAGGGTGACTACGAGTACAATGGCGTGCGGTATTACTCGTGGAGCGGCGCTAAGCCGGTTACCAATGTGCTGGATCCGCTGGACTTGCTGACTGGTACCACGCGGTTATTTTTCCCTGCCGGTGAGAAAAATGACGGTTTGGTCGGCAGCTGTGGCAGCCGGCTGGGCATGGTGATCCGTGATGATTTTCGAATGAACCACCTCGACGAAGTGAACATGACGCTGGGTCTGCATGATTTAACGGAAACTGATCCGCTGACGGTTTTCCGCACCCACGCCAATCGGTTGCAGCAAGCGGGTTTGTAG
- a CDS encoding lipase secretion chaperone has translation MSWRQGLSFVVLLGVVTWWLGQWRDVDVQQLPATSAGGPASRSEDLWHHARQARDQVLALNTYRGAQMDGALKLHSDQSLVIDRDLRHWIDFHLAALGEASLGQMTELMEQQIAALPQPARGQALRLVQRYLQYRAALADFDRVAQRRQTQEATSLEVLAERLDWQQRLRRQYFDGKTVAAFFADDELLDRYQLQRLQLADKNAVTATLPDDLITLREQTRLLQSHQQQEHTLREEGASDQQLQQWRTEQYGEVAAQRLQQLDQQQAQWRQRVSAYQAYQNSLIEQALDEQQRAALLQQYRLRHFSSVEQKRLPAALALLSDAHQ, from the coding sequence GTGTCTTGGCGCCAGGGGCTGAGCTTTGTCGTATTACTGGGTGTGGTGACCTGGTGGCTGGGCCAGTGGCGCGATGTGGATGTACAGCAGCTGCCGGCCACCTCTGCTGGCGGCCCGGCATCACGCAGCGAAGACCTCTGGCACCATGCTCGCCAAGCGCGTGATCAAGTGCTGGCATTAAATACTTACCGCGGTGCGCAAATGGACGGTGCGCTAAAGCTGCACAGCGATCAATCACTGGTGATCGACCGCGACTTGCGTCATTGGATAGATTTCCATTTGGCGGCCCTGGGAGAGGCGTCCCTGGGCCAGATGACCGAGCTGATGGAACAGCAAATCGCTGCGCTGCCACAACCGGCACGTGGTCAAGCATTGCGCTTGGTGCAGCGCTATTTACAGTATCGAGCGGCGCTGGCTGACTTTGACCGCGTTGCGCAGCGCCGTCAAACCCAAGAGGCCACCAGCTTAGAGGTACTGGCCGAGCGACTGGACTGGCAGCAGCGGCTGCGACGGCAATATTTTGATGGCAAAACCGTGGCGGCTTTTTTTGCCGATGACGAGCTACTGGATCGTTACCAGTTACAGCGCTTACAACTGGCCGATAAAAACGCCGTGACGGCGACATTACCCGATGACCTCATCACGCTCAGAGAGCAAACTCGGTTGCTGCAATCGCACCAACAGCAGGAACACACGCTGCGCGAGGAAGGAGCCTCAGATCAGCAGCTGCAGCAATGGCGAACGGAGCAGTACGGCGAAGTCGCAGCCCAACGGCTGCAGCAGTTAGATCAGCAACAGGCGCAATGGCGGCAGCGTGTTTCTGCCTACCAGGCGTACCAGAACTCGTTGATTGAGCAAGCGCTGGATGAACAGCAGCGCGCGGCGCTGTTGCAGCAGTATCGTCTGCGCCATTTTTCCAGCGTTGAGCAAAAACGTTTACCAGCTGCTCTGGCACTGCTGTCTGACGCTCATCAGTGA